In the genome of Gloeotrichia echinulata CP02, one region contains:
- a CDS encoding tetratricopeptide repeat protein has product MDSLSINSLLEDLKNSDATVREQATKKIWRIWFQQKGIYGLERIEHSQKLLDAGETTQAEAALTNLIKEQPDFGEAWNRRAFLYYSTGDYKKSLADCQMVLHINPVHFGALHGMGLCYAALGEYGAAIKAFKRALSIQPYSLVNQKLILECTFRLS; this is encoded by the coding sequence ATGGATTCTTTATCTATCAATTCCTTACTTGAAGATTTGAAAAATTCCGATGCCACAGTTAGGGAGCAGGCGACGAAGAAAATCTGGCGGATCTGGTTTCAGCAGAAGGGAATTTATGGCTTGGAAAGAATTGAGCATAGTCAAAAGTTACTGGATGCTGGGGAAACTACTCAAGCCGAAGCCGCACTGACAAATCTCATCAAAGAACAACCCGATTTTGGCGAAGCTTGGAATCGTCGAGCTTTTTTATACTACAGCACTGGCGATTATAAAAAGTCTTTGGCGGATTGTCAGATGGTTCTCCATATCAATCCTGTACATTTTGGCGCACTACATGGTATGGGCTTGTGCTACGCCGCTTTGGGAGAGTATGGTGCGGCGATTAAAGCTTTTAAACGTGCTTTATCAATTCAGCCCTATTCTCTGGTGAATCAAAAGTTGATTTTGGAATGTACATTTAGACTTAGCTAA